The following DNA comes from Carassius auratus strain Wakin chromosome 46, ASM336829v1, whole genome shotgun sequence.
ATCACAGCGGGAACAGCCCACGGCTAACAAATGGCAGCTGGACAACTGGTTCAAGAAAGCCAACAAGTTGTCCCCTGCTTCTCCGGTGGAGAACCGCAGCACGACGCCAACAAAGTATAAGAAAGAGGGACGAGACGCCAGCTCCAGCAGGATTTACAGTGGCTCGGGTTCAAAAGATGTGACGCCGTCTGCCGGGCGAGACCTCCGGCCAAACCAGAAGGGGCAAGACAGGCGAAGTCAGAAGTCTCCGGCTCAGAGCGAGGGGGGAAGTCAGGGCGGGCGGCGAGCGGTGGTGGGCAAGAAGCAGCCTAAAAAGCCAGAGAAGCCACCCGTGGTGGAGGAGCCGAAGGGTGGGCTCAAAGTGGAGACCGAACCCTCGCCCGAGATCCCGTCACACCTCAGAGTCCGTGCACCCAACAAGGGCCCCCGCAAACCCAACATCAAGAAGGAGCCCAAAACCTCCTCTCCGCGACCGGCACCAGACAAACGCAAGAAAAAGTCCCGGGAGTTCATCGAATCTGACTTGTCATCGTCGGACTCGGAGGGAAACGAAAGTGTTCCCTCGTCTTCGCAGACGCCGAGAGAGCAGTACGCAGAGAACCCGTCCGCCCTGTTCTCGCCCATGCTTTCCCCACTGAGTGACCAAGAGGGGAGGCTGGTGTCCAGACTGCTGGTGCAGATCGACCTCAATCTGCTGTCCAGAGTGCCTGGTCGAGTCTACAAGGAAACGGAGGTGAAAGTGGAGAGGAGCTCCCCTCCCCAGGGCAAAGACTTCCAGAAACAGCCTGGAGAAAAGGCAGCCAGCAAGGGGAAGAGAAAGCACAAGGTTGGtggaagatgtttttattttggggtataTTTAAAGAGACTGCTGCAACACCTCCTTGTTGTATTTCCCATCTCGTTAAAGCCCAccttctgctctgattggtcagcttgtcaagtctgttgtgattggtcaactGCTTAAAGCATGCTGAGCATGGGTTTTGGTTGTATGCTTGGTTTAATTGTGAACGCACACTATTGTTCAACATTTTGGAGcataagaagtctcttatgctcactaaggctacaTCTGCTATTGTGAGATTTTATTGCAATTGAAAGATctattttctgtttaattatactgtaaaatgttatttatttcagtgatcaaagctgtattttcagcatcattaatccagtcttcagtgtcacatgatcttcacaaatcattctgatatactgatttactgctcaagaaacatttctgattattatcaccGTTGAAAACCATTGTGCTGCTCCATATTTCTCTTtaaaagattctttgatgaataggaaaaAATACAGAATTGATTTAAAACCTAAATATTCTGCATTTGTTTTATAAAGTCTTTATttgcccttgctgaataaatgtatcaatttaaataaaaaaacaaatcacacttatcctaaacttttgaataataGTGTATCTTTTTATTAAATCTTGTTTCTTCCACAGAATGATGAAGAGGGTCTCAAACCAGACAGTAAGAAGTCCAAACTGGATGAAAAGTCATCACACAAACCCAGTAGTAAAGAGTGAGTTCATTCTGCTTTCATCTAACTAATTTTACTGGGAACTTTatgcaaatgcattatttaaatattttgtattatgattttaaatctcagCTTAATGTGCATATGCTTATGAGCTAGCAAATGGAAAATCTATGCCTTTAAACCGCTGAAACGTCCATCCAAGAATGTTTTTAGTCACATTTTAACAATGTGTATTCCATTGGTGCAAAAAAGACTCCCTAAGGGACACATCTAAAACCATTCTAGTTACAAAAATGCACCAATGTGTAAAAtcctcttttatttttgtataccgGAGTAGAGTCTTCAGAGCAGTGTAAATAACTGACGTTCTTCCGAGCTGTTTGTTAATCCTGTTAAATGTTTTCTAGCTCATCTAAGCGTGCTCAGGACAAAGAGAAGGAGTCTGCGCCCTCTCCTTCCATCACGCTGCAGCGGACGCCCAAATCAGAGCACCAGGGCCGCAAGCGGACGCTCAGCCAGTCCTCCGCCTCTGTTCCCAGCAGCAAAGACAACAGCAAGAGCAGCTCCAAACACCACAAGCCCTTACGCAGGGATgccaaggtgtgtgtgtgcgtggggcCAGTGTTTACTGTCTCCACCTTTTGCGCTACACATCCTATATTGTGTGTGTACAGTGACGTATGGAGCATCTGGAGGTTGTGCAACACTTTTATAAGAATGCAGTACTAAACTGACAGTTGTGTCCTGTCAGCCTCAATGCAAGGACAATTTCGTATTTTTAATACGTGCATAGTTTTACATTCTACATAAATGCATGTACGCCACCTTTTCATTGTCTATGTGCGTGCCTTTTAGACTTTGTTTTCGTATTGTGAGGGTTTCTGCAAAACCATTAATTCAAAACAGAAAGTCTTTTATTCATAGTCATggtattaaatattgcatgcattGCTAAAAAAAGGGCAACGTGTTTTTGTTTTCCAATCTACACATTAACTTGAGGTGCAAGATTTAACTGAATGAGTGTTTAAGCTTTACACATCTGTCAGCTGGGAATGAAAacttgttttctctttgaattgAGATGTTTGTTGGCAGATGTTTGTTCTCATTTCAGTCACAGATTCACTTCGTCTtgatcagtttctcagaaaactaGACTTCTTATGGCATTACTAATATATCTCGATTTAAGAATCCTTAGACATgacaggttttgtttttttgttcttcagGAGAAAAGCTCTAAAACGGAGAATCCCATTGCAGTGCCGCCTCTCTCCGATGGCTCTAAATCTAGATCCAAACTCCTGTTTGAGGACCGGTATGATGTTCATCTTTTGTCTGAATAATCGCTTTGATTTATTCCTTAAGATCCTTTTACACTGTGTGATTGTGAGTTAAAAGATTTAATGTTAATGCACGTTAATGGTCTATTactgagatgttttttttatgtcccaCTGAGAAGCCATACCTTAAAACagtattccttaaaaaaaaaaaaaaacttgtttaaactcattttattttcaatgcatGGTGAAATTTCATTGGTCTAAAATCTGGCAACACATAGTGGGGGATTCCAGCATCATTGGCTGtgactattttcatttattattttgctgtgcaTTTCCTCCGTCTTTATTTTTGCACACAGTGTTGTCGTTTTTGAACTTATGATGTGAAGTAACAGCCAGTCCTTCATCTAAATTGCAGGGTTCATTCGGCTGATCATTACCTTCAAGAAGCGAAGAAACTGAAACACAACGCAGATGCTCTGGTGAGGCTTTGTTTACTGGCCTACGCCTCTCGATGTGCGTGTCAGATAATCTGCATGATATATCTGTGACCCCTGACCTTTTGTCTTAGTTCAACATTGAGAGCGACACAACAGGTGCTCTCCTCACACGAAGCACATGGGTCAGTTCTGTTTCTTACTCTGAAGGGGtttcaagcatcaaaacaaatgtttaatgcaaccttaattcttatttttttgcatgcatttttatcatgatttacagaagacaaccactataatgtcattcagtgtaacaatagtTCACATACCAAAAaaaatcttgtcaggcatatttcaAATAAGACATTCGATGACAAATAGACCTCCAGTGCAGCCCCTTTACATCATTTACATCTTCACCAGTATTTGCCACatgattttgttatttaaaatagaaaagtatttAGTGCGatcactttttcttttatatatgaaaacactaaattctcactgttaactatTGATTATTAGAATGCATTTTACTAgcttattggctgtttattagtgtacatattaatgcattattgtgCATGCACATAATTTAGATGTACCTAAACTAAAAACtcccttactaactattaatgaaCAACAAATTAGTAGTTTGAGGTAAAAGACATGGTTAATAGTGAGAGTTGCTCCTCTAAATAAAGGTTGATCATATATACGAATAAGTATAATTGCTTAATTTTCACTTAAATCTATCTGTTGCGCTGAATGAAGACCGAACATTATTTCACTATATTTTTGACATGTTGTTTAAAGCATTGAAGTAGATgctttacttgcatttaatatcCTTTCTATGCATagaagtttacattttaatttgatgggGACACCAAAATGGGACGTCCCGTCTTTGACCCATATGTCAAAAATCTGTGTCCGAAATAAATGCAGGCATGAAAGCTGAGAATAAAAGAAGATTGATTGTCCTTTATAGCACATCTTTGCATTCTCACGCATTTCGTGACGTAACGTGTGGAGTGGAGCTTAGAAGTGTCTGTATCGAGTTAGTTTTGGCTCTGACGTGCGTCGTCTTTTCCGCAGATGGACCGGTTTGAGAAGGCCGTGTATTACCTGGACGCTGTGGTGTCTTTCATCGAGTGTGGAAACGCCCTGGAGAAGAGCGCCCAGGAGGCCAAATCCCCCTTCCCCATGTACGCAGAGACCGTGGAGCTCATCAAGTAAGCGGTCCCCCAGCATCTGTCTTTCTTCACTGTGCTGTCAGAGATTGCTGAcacgcgtgtgtttgtgtgtttgtgcaggtacACTATGAAGCTGAAGAGCTACATGGCTCCGGATGCAACCTCTGCAGACAAACGGCTAGCGGTGCTGTGGTACGTAGCAGAAACACAGCACTTCTGCACGAACACAGCAACTCTGAATGAACACGAGAGAGAGTTTGAGAAAACGATCATGTGAACACAATGAACTAATAATCTAATGGATTGAGTTTTAAATCATTGTAAATGGGGATGTCCCGATCAGGTGTTTTTGCCCTCGAGTCCGAGTCATTTGATTTTGAGTATCTGCTGATACCGAGTCCTGATCCGATACttctataatacatttaaaaaaaaaaagaataaagaagagCGACGAAAAAGATCCAGgatgttcaataaattacattttgaaatatattcaaatagaaaacagctattttaaatgggctaataaaaatatttcaaaatcttaccattttgctgtactttggatcaaataaatgcaggtttggtgaacagaagagacttctttaaaaaaaaaaaacattaacaagcttactgttcaaaatcTTCTGACTGGTAGTTTAGGCAACTtacatttttctcttattttctagcttttaattggcttagaaatctataaatgctggacaataacaaataatgatttgtttatatactacaaacactgtttatcacataataaggcagaatagtttctatgtCAATTGctttgttcatatactttatttatcacctgctggagatgacttgaaaaacaatTTATTGTCGTGATGGTATATTAATGTCTCCGTGTTTGCATAAGTTTCTGTTTTCCTGTGAAAACCACGCTCTTGTCCATATTTGGAGTTTCCTGATATCACTATCAGTGTGAGAGCGCCCTCTAgctttgagtatgaatgaaacgcacactgcaggagagtttagcgctttgtgatgttcatctcgctgtattctgggtccgaatGAAATATCAGGTCATGTGCAGACTATCATGTCTCTTTGAGTttgaatctatatttattcacaccaagTGATGTCATGCCGCACGTGTTGCTCTTTCTGTGAGGAGTAAACAGGTTTTTGGTCCCAGATGacttctgtaatatttttttctgtactatggaagtcaatggctaccatcaactgcaTGGCTTCtcgcattcttcaaaatatcttttaagGAAACTTAGTAAATGGTGAATAAGTATTGACTTCTGTCAGACTGTTCCTTTTAATGTATTGTCAGCGTTTGATCCCAGTTGTCTTTGTTTGACTCTAACTGTGAGTTAATGTGGATGTCAAATCTAACCcgaggatctctctctctctctctctctctctctctctctctctctccctctctctccctctccccccccccccccccctctctctctgtaGTCTCAGGTGCCAAGCGCTCCTGTATTTGAGGCTCTTCAAGCTACGCAAAGAAAGTGCTCTGAAATACTCTAAAACACTCACTGAACACTTGAAGGTAACgggatgtattttttaaatgctgtttatttctgtgatgctccgctgtattttcagcatcattcctgcagtcttcagagtcacatgatcttcagaaatcagaataatatgctaaATTTGCTtcataagaaacatttctattaCTTAACTGTCTtttatatttagcaaggacacattatattgatcaaaagtatGACATTTAGTTGTTGTTAGTGTTTCTCGAAATCATAACATACACCAGATGTGTTAACGACGGTTTAACTTATGTATTTTTCCAGAATTCGTTGAGTAATACCCAAGCTCCGTCTCCTGGAGTAGCAAAGTAAGTTGCATTAGttaagtttatattattttatttttgatggtGTTCATTTAATAGAAATGTAACCACAGCAACCTCATCTCAGTGTGTGTATACACTCGTGACTCTGTGCTGTGTGTCCTGCAGTAAGTCTGTGGGAATGCCGTCTCCGGTCTCTCCGAAACTGTCTCCTGGCAGTGGAGCCAGCTTCTCCTCCAGCAGCTCCAGCCAGAGCGCCAGCTCCTCCGTCACCATCCCACAGCGCATCCACCAGATGGCAGCCAGCTACGTCCAGGTCACCTCCAACTTCCTCTACGCCATCGAGGTGTGGGAGCAGGCCGAACAGCTCGCCAAAGAGCAGAGAGGTGTGTGTTGTTACTTATGCCTCTTTCCAATCTTCCTGAAGCTGTACTGAGGTGCTTTTGTGACTCCACACATCTTTTCTGAACTTTATTCAGTCTCTCGGTTTCTAAGCAAGCAGGAATTTTCATAGAAAGCGTTGCATTGTCTTTTGCATTATTTCCTTACAGTATTGATAGATTACAAGTTTGatataattacaaaatgtaattattaatgccAAGCTTTTCATGAAAAGTTGGAAGTACACTGCCATAGAAAAgcttgggatcagaatgatttaaagaagtctcttctgcatttctcatcaaggctgcatttatgtgatcaaaaacagaaaaaactgtgatattgtgaaatattatggcCATTGAAAATGCTGGCTTTCTATTTTAAtggactttaaaatataatttcttcctgtgatgtgcagctgtattttcagtgtcacatgatcttcagaaatcattctgatatgaggatttattatcaatgttggaaaatactttgctgattaatatttttttttttggaacctgttaattattaatacaatttttgttCAGAATTTTTAGAAGCAAAGATGAATAAAGTAAGGTGCTGGTCATAAACTTTCTgacgatattctaattatatttcactaattccattcaaaaagtaaaacttcACTGaaaattcttttaattttaatgtttataactgacaactaaggaaaacccCAGATTCAGTATctaagaaaattagaatattgtgaaaaggttcaatattgaagacacctggtgccacactctaatcagctgattaattcaaaacacctgcaaaagcctttaaatggtctctcagtctagttctgtaggatacacaatcatggggaagactgctgacttgacagttgtcctaAAGATGGctattgacaccttgcacaaggagggcaagacacaaaaagtcattgcaaaagactctggctgttcacagagccctgtgtccaagcacattaatagagaggag
Coding sequences within:
- the LOC113063845 gene encoding AF4/FMR2 family member 4-like isoform X3 produces the protein MASQSGNMNREDRNMLRMKERERRNQEIQQGGEAFPANSPLFPEPYKSCKEDKLSSRIQSMLGNYDEMKETIGEAPMSKLIPKASSSSSDDKSSQSQNSKWTPVGGNSSSSCPSSSTSSSSQKRPSVQGSRSGGQRHERDYSSSKKSSKHGSEHKSSPAKSSGGHPRSRTKSPRDREANWDSPSRVHSFSSGQHPSQSFPPSLIKPSSMVQKPTAYVRPMDGQETAEPKTSSESYGGQSHSSAVGEMKPNGKASLTKLKIPTQPVDGPVGDASCVDEILKEMTQVWPPPLTAIHTPCKTEPSKFPFSTSKDAQHPSFGAQKKLSGKSASSSHTSKPSDSDQNTLHEDLKLSSSEDSDGEQDPAKNPSRNTSTSNNSNNSEAADREDTSSHSGSDSSSGSDSESEDSSTDSEKDEPPRPASPEREQPTANKWQLDNWFKKANKLSPASPVENRSTTPTKYKKEGRDASSSRIYSGSGSKDVTPSAGRDLRPNQKGQDRRSQKSPAQSEGGSQGGRRAVVGKKQPKKPEKPPVVEEPKGGLKVETEPSPEIPSHLRVRAPNKGPRKPNIKKEPKTSSPRPAPDKRKKKSREFIESDLSSSDSEGNESVPSSSQTPREQYAENPSALFSPMLSPLSDQEGRLVSRLLVQIDLNLLSRVPGRVYKETEVKVERSSPPQGKDFQKQPGEKAASKGKRKHKNDEEGLKPDSKKSKLDEKSSHKPSSKDSSKRAQDKEKESAPSPSITLQRTPKSEHQGRKRTLSQSSASVPSSKDNSKSSSKHHKPLRRDAKEKSSKTENPIAVPPLSDGSKSRSKLLFEDRVHSADHYLQEAKKLKHNADALFNIESDTTGALLTRSTWMDRFEKAVYYLDAVVSFIECGNALEKSAQEAKSPFPMYAETVELIKYTMKLKSYMAPDATSADKRLAVLCLRCQALLYLRLFKLRKESALKYSKTLTEHLKNSLSNTQAPSPGVANKSVGMPSPVSPKLSPGSGASFSSSSSSQSASSSVTIPQRIHQMAASYVQVTSNFLYAIEVWEQAEQLAKEQREFFSELDKVMGPLIFNTSSMTELVRFTRQGLHWLRLDAKLIQ
- the LOC113063845 gene encoding AF4/FMR2 family member 4-like isoform X5, coding for MASQSGNMNREDRNMLRMKERERRNQEIQQGGEAFPANSPLFPEPYKSCKEDKLSSRIQSMLGNYDEMKETIGEAPMSKLIPKASSSSSDDKSSQSQNSKWTPVGGNSSSSCPSSSTSSSSQKRPSVQGSRSGGQRHERDYSSSKKSSKHGSEHKSSPAKSSGGHPRSRTKSPRDREANWDSPSRVHSFSSGQHPSQSFPPSLIKPSSMVQKPTAYVRPMDGQETAEPKTSSESYGGQSHSSAVGEMKPNGKASLTKLKIPTQPVDGPVGDASCVDEILKEMTQVWPPPLTAIHTPCKTEPSKFPFSTSKDAQHPSFGAQKKLSGKSASSSHTSKPSDSDQNTLHEDLKLSSSEDSDGEQDPAKNPSRNTSTSNNSNNSEAADREDTSSHSGSDSSSGSDSESEDSSTDSEKDEPPRPASPEREQPTANKWQLDNWFKKANKLSPASPVENRSTTPTKYKKEGRDASSSRIYSGSGSKDVTPSAGRDLRPNQKGQDRRSQKSPAQSEGGSQGGRRAVVGKKQPKKPEKPPVVEEPKGGLKVETEPSPEIPSHLRVRAPNKGPRKPNIKKEPKTSSPRPAPDKRKKKSREFIESDLSSSDSEGNESVPSSSQTPREQYAENPSALFSPMLSPLSDQEGRLVSRLLVQIDLNLLSRVPGRVYKETEVKVERSSPPQGKDFQKQPGEKAASKGKRKHKNDEEGLKPDSKKSKLDEKSSHKPSSKDSSKRAQDKEKESAPSPSITLQRTPKSEHQGRKRTLSQSSASVPSSKDNSKSSSKHHKPLRRDAKEKSSKTENPIAVPPLSDGSKSRSKLLFEDRVHSADHYLQEAKKLKHNADALMDRFEKAVYYLDAVVSFIECGNALEKSAQEAKSPFPMYAETVELIKYTMKLKSYMAPDATSADKRLAVLCLRCQALLYLRLFKLRKESALKYSKTLTEHLKNSLSNTQAPSPGVANKSVGMPSPVSPKLSPGSGASFSSSSSSQSASSSVTIPQRIHQMAASYVQVTSNFLYAIEVWEQAEQLAKEQREFFSELDKVMGPLIFNTSSMTELVRFTRQGLHWLRLDAKLIQ
- the LOC113063845 gene encoding AF4/FMR2 family member 4-like isoform X4; its protein translation is MASQSGNMNREDRNMLRMKERERRNQEIQQGGEAFPANSPLFPEPYKSCKEDKLSSRIQSMLGNYDEMKETIGEAPMSKLIPKASSSSSDDKSSQSQNSKWTPVGGNSSSSCPSSSTSSSSQKRPSVQGSRSGGQRHERDYSSSKKSSKHGSEHKSSPAKSSGGHPRSRTKSPRDREANWDSPSRVHSFSSGQHPSQSFPPSLIKPSSMVQKPTAYVRPMDGQETAEPKTSSESYGGQSHSSAVGEMKPNGKASLTKLKIPTQPVDGPVGDASCVDEILKEMTQVWPPPLTAIHTPCKTEPSKFPFSTSKDAQHPSFGAQKKLSGKSASSSHTSKPSDSDQNTLHEDLKLSSSEDSDGEQDPAKNPSRNTSTSNNSNNSEAADREDTSSHSGSDSSSGSDSESEDSSTDSEKDEPPRPASPECKFPCLTSQREQPTANKWQLDNWFKKANKLSPASPVENRSTTPTKYKKEGRDASSSRIYSGSGSKDVTPSAGRDLRPNQKGQDRRSQKSPAQSEGGSQGGRRAVVGKKQPKKPEKPPVVEEPKGGLKVETEPSPEIPSHLRVRAPNKGPRKPNIKKEPKTSSPRPAPDKRKKKSREFIESDLSSSDSEGNESVPSSSQTPREQYAENPSALFSPMLSPLSDQEGRLVSRLLVQIDLNLLSRVPGRVYKETEVKVERSSPPQGKDFQKQPGEKAASKGKRKHKNDEEGLKPDSKKSKLDEKSSHKPSSKDSSKRAQDKEKESAPSPSITLQRTPKSEHQGRKRTLSQSSASVPSSKDNSKSSSKHHKPLRRDAKEKSSKTENPIAVPPLSDGSKSRSKLLFEDRVHSADHYLQEAKKLKHNADALMDRFEKAVYYLDAVVSFIECGNALEKSAQEAKSPFPMYAETVELIKYTMKLKSYMAPDATSADKRLAVLCLRCQALLYLRLFKLRKESALKYSKTLTEHLKNSLSNTQAPSPGVANKSVGMPSPVSPKLSPGSGASFSSSSSSQSASSSVTIPQRIHQMAASYVQVTSNFLYAIEVWEQAEQLAKEQREFFSELDKVMGPLIFNTSSMTELVRFTRQGLHWLRLDAKLIQ
- the LOC113063845 gene encoding AF4/FMR2 family member 4-like isoform X6 — translated: MLGNYDEMKETIGEAPMSKLIPKASSSSSDDKSSQSQNSKWTPVGGNSSSSCPSSSTSSSSQKRPSVQGSRSGGQRHERDYSSSKKSSKHGSEHKSSPAKSSGGHPRSRTKSPRDREANWDSPSRVHSFSSGQHPSQSFPPSLIKPSSMVQKPTAYVRPMDGQETAEPKTSSESYGGQSHSSAVGEMKPNGKASLTKLKIPTQPVDGPVGDASCVDEILKEMTQVWPPPLTAIHTPCKTEPSKFPFSTSKDAQHPSFGAQKKLSGKSASSSHTSKPSDSDQNTLHEDLKLSSSEDSDGEQDPAKNPSRNTSTSNNSNNSEAADREDTSSHSGSDSSSGSDSESEDSSTDSEKDEPPRPASPECKFPCLTSQREQPTANKWQLDNWFKKANKLSPASPVENRSTTPTKYKKEGRDASSSRIYSGSGSKDVTPSAGRDLRPNQKGQDRRSQKSPAQSEGGSQGGRRAVVGKKQPKKPEKPPVVEEPKGGLKVETEPSPEIPSHLRVRAPNKGPRKPNIKKEPKTSSPRPAPDKRKKKSREFIESDLSSSDSEGNESVPSSSQTPREQYAENPSALFSPMLSPLSDQEGRLVSRLLVQIDLNLLSRVPGRVYKETEVKVERSSPPQGKDFQKQPGEKAASKGKRKHKNDEEGLKPDSKKSKLDEKSSHKPSSKDSSKRAQDKEKESAPSPSITLQRTPKSEHQGRKRTLSQSSASVPSSKDNSKSSSKHHKPLRRDAKEKSSKTENPIAVPPLSDGSKSRSKLLFEDRVHSADHYLQEAKKLKHNADALFNIESDTTGALLTRSTWMDRFEKAVYYLDAVVSFIECGNALEKSAQEAKSPFPMYAETVELIKYTMKLKSYMAPDATSADKRLAVLCLRCQALLYLRLFKLRKESALKYSKTLTEHLKNSLSNTQAPSPGVANKSVGMPSPVSPKLSPGSGASFSSSSSSQSASSSVTIPQRIHQMAASYVQVTSNFLYAIEVWEQAEQLAKEQREFFSELDKVMGPLIFNTSSMTELVRFTRQGLHWLRLDAKLIQ
- the LOC113063845 gene encoding AF4/FMR2 family member 4-like isoform X2 → MNREDRNMLRMKERERRNQEIQQGGEAFPANSPLFPEPYKSCKEDKLSSRIQSMLGNYDEMKETIGEAPMSKLIPKASSSSSDDKSSQSQNSKWTPVGGNSSSSCPSSSTSSSSQKRPSVQGSRSGGQRHERDYSSSKKSSKHGSEHKSSPAKSSGGHPRSRTKSPRDREANWDSPSRVHSFSSGQHPSQSFPPSLIKPSSMVQKPTAYVRPMDGQETAEPKTSSESYGGQSHSSAVGEMKPNGKASLTKLKIPTQPVDGPVGDASCVDEILKEMTQVWPPPLTAIHTPCKTEPSKFPFSTSKDAQHPSFGAQKKLSGKSASSSHTSKPSDSDQNTLHEDLKLSSSEDSDGEQDPAKNPSRNTSTSNNSNNSEAADREDTSSHSGSDSSSGSDSESEDSSTDSEKDEPPRPASPECKFPCLTSQREQPTANKWQLDNWFKKANKLSPASPVENRSTTPTKYKKEGRDASSSRIYSGSGSKDVTPSAGRDLRPNQKGQDRRSQKSPAQSEGGSQGGRRAVVGKKQPKKPEKPPVVEEPKGGLKVETEPSPEIPSHLRVRAPNKGPRKPNIKKEPKTSSPRPAPDKRKKKSREFIESDLSSSDSEGNESVPSSSQTPREQYAENPSALFSPMLSPLSDQEGRLVSRLLVQIDLNLLSRVPGRVYKETEVKVERSSPPQGKDFQKQPGEKAASKGKRKHKNDEEGLKPDSKKSKLDEKSSHKPSSKDSSKRAQDKEKESAPSPSITLQRTPKSEHQGRKRTLSQSSASVPSSKDNSKSSSKHHKPLRRDAKEKSSKTENPIAVPPLSDGSKSRSKLLFEDRVHSADHYLQEAKKLKHNADALFNIESDTTGALLTRSTWMDRFEKAVYYLDAVVSFIECGNALEKSAQEAKSPFPMYAETVELIKYTMKLKSYMAPDATSADKRLAVLCLRCQALLYLRLFKLRKESALKYSKTLTEHLKNSLSNTQAPSPGVANKSVGMPSPVSPKLSPGSGASFSSSSSSQSASSSVTIPQRIHQMAASYVQVTSNFLYAIEVWEQAEQLAKEQREFFSELDKVMGPLIFNTSSMTELVRFTRQGLHWLRLDAKLIQ
- the LOC113063845 gene encoding AF4/FMR2 family member 4-like isoform X1; the protein is MASQSGNMNREDRNMLRMKERERRNQEIQQGGEAFPANSPLFPEPYKSCKEDKLSSRIQSMLGNYDEMKETIGEAPMSKLIPKASSSSSDDKSSQSQNSKWTPVGGNSSSSCPSSSTSSSSQKRPSVQGSRSGGQRHERDYSSSKKSSKHGSEHKSSPAKSSGGHPRSRTKSPRDREANWDSPSRVHSFSSGQHPSQSFPPSLIKPSSMVQKPTAYVRPMDGQETAEPKTSSESYGGQSHSSAVGEMKPNGKASLTKLKIPTQPVDGPVGDASCVDEILKEMTQVWPPPLTAIHTPCKTEPSKFPFSTSKDAQHPSFGAQKKLSGKSASSSHTSKPSDSDQNTLHEDLKLSSSEDSDGEQDPAKNPSRNTSTSNNSNNSEAADREDTSSHSGSDSSSGSDSESEDSSTDSEKDEPPRPASPECKFPCLTSQREQPTANKWQLDNWFKKANKLSPASPVENRSTTPTKYKKEGRDASSSRIYSGSGSKDVTPSAGRDLRPNQKGQDRRSQKSPAQSEGGSQGGRRAVVGKKQPKKPEKPPVVEEPKGGLKVETEPSPEIPSHLRVRAPNKGPRKPNIKKEPKTSSPRPAPDKRKKKSREFIESDLSSSDSEGNESVPSSSQTPREQYAENPSALFSPMLSPLSDQEGRLVSRLLVQIDLNLLSRVPGRVYKETEVKVERSSPPQGKDFQKQPGEKAASKGKRKHKNDEEGLKPDSKKSKLDEKSSHKPSSKDSSKRAQDKEKESAPSPSITLQRTPKSEHQGRKRTLSQSSASVPSSKDNSKSSSKHHKPLRRDAKEKSSKTENPIAVPPLSDGSKSRSKLLFEDRVHSADHYLQEAKKLKHNADALFNIESDTTGALLTRSTWMDRFEKAVYYLDAVVSFIECGNALEKSAQEAKSPFPMYAETVELIKYTMKLKSYMAPDATSADKRLAVLCLRCQALLYLRLFKLRKESALKYSKTLTEHLKNSLSNTQAPSPGVANKSVGMPSPVSPKLSPGSGASFSSSSSSQSASSSVTIPQRIHQMAASYVQVTSNFLYAIEVWEQAEQLAKEQREFFSELDKVMGPLIFNTSSMTELVRFTRQGLHWLRLDAKLIQ